Proteins found in one Fusarium oxysporum Fo47 chromosome V, complete sequence genomic segment:
- a CDS encoding transcription factor gives MDSTLGSLSMPGLAQSHVQVRTCIHCRQRRVKCDRQFPQCSNCIRSEVNCIYPPGRGRAPKRPKRSLAPQLSERLSRLENIIGQFGAAARENNDDTPQTAQDSEGHSFEQDFSRLKVDESKSYYVNNALWVTLSNEVEELRDLLFEPASEDAGYEPSISSSATTAATSPSSPQLGLNAAIFGYRAIASPLYHYHPSLQQAVTLFAAFSENVAPLVRIFHMPTLTRIYWDAIASLGTVDKNTEALLFTIHYSAVISLNPEQCLNILDETREAALERYRFAVEQALAQGNLLSTQSMTMLQAAVLFLSALPNEDDSRAAWALTSLVFHIARTMGLHRDGTIFGLKPFETELRRRLWWQICIIDSRSSEYHCNEPIAQGFITDTKPPLHINDVDLSPEMVEPPAERWGHATDMTLTLVRCEAIQTGLKLGRMRHKQNKASDDGGTPRVDDTSDSPKTLIQELETRLRDKYLPICDTSVPFQLLSSAVAQIILGRFWLITQYSVVTREKDVDGRNMSNQFPPTPHTAGQLENKVRDELFQTSIKILEVSGMLLTSKEIIQFTWYSKTHIQWGAMAFVLSELCARPQSPQCDQAWECVTTVYEGWKVDESRQDETRLALWRPIKRLMAKARYVKEMQQTTPGRSSNAGRKVQRRDPVLYSPSPGLFSQYPTPAYSNNWYGQLQQTPPSISATEASLPGMAAVPLDSSGQSDALQRVLGTETLGPFMDMIPEWPWVDAEHGASSLAGFDLGPPRFN, from the exons ATGGACTCTACGTTGGGAAGTCTCTCCATGCCAGGCTTGGCACAATCACACGTCCAAGTGCGGACCTGCATCCACTGTCGCCAACGCAGAGTCAAATGCGACCGTCAGTTCCCCCAATGCTCTAATTGTATAAGGTCCGAAGTCAATTGCATCTATCCTCCTGGTCGAGGCAGGGCACCCAAGAGACCAAAACGCAGCCTCGCGCCTCAACTATCAGAACGTTTGTCCCGCCTTGAGAATATCATTGGACAGTTCGGCGCAGCTG CCAGAGAGAATAATGATGATACCCCACAAACTGCGCAAGACAGTGAGGGTCATTCGTTTGAGCAGGACTTCAGTCGTCTCAAAGTTGATGAGTCAAAGAGTTACTATGTGAACAACGCATTATGGGTCACTCTCTCAAATGAG GTTGAGGAGCTGCGTGATCTTCTTTTTGAGCCAGCTAGCGAAGATGCTGGCTACGAGCCTTCAATCTCTTCATCCGCCACCACCGCAGCTACTTCACCATCATCTCCCCAACTGGGACTCAATGCCGCCATTTTTGGCTATCGCGCAATTGCTTCTCCTCTATACCATTACCACCCCTCACTACAACAAGCTGTCACGCTCTTTGCCGCATTCAGTGAGAATGTCGCGCCGCTGGTCCGCATATTTCACATGCCGACCTTGACAAGAATCTACTGGGACGCCATCGCATCTCTTGGCACAGTAGACAAGAATACCGAGGCCCTGTTATTCACTATTCATTACTCGGCTGTCATCAGTCTTAACCCGGAGCAATGTCTGAATATTCTGGACGAAACTCGTGAAGCTGCCCTGGAAAGATATCGGTTTGCGGTGGAACAGGCTCTCGCTCAAGGCAACCTTCTAAGTACTCAAAGTATGACCATGTTACAGGCCGCAGTGCTCTTCTTGTCTGCTCTACCAAATGAAGATGACTCGCGTGCCGCATGGGCTCTCACGTCGCTGGTCTTCCATATCGCAAGGACCATGGGTCTTCATCGCGATGGCACCATTTTCGGGCTAAAACCCTTCGAGACTGAGCTGCGCCGCCGTTTGTGGTGGCAGATCTGCATCATCGATAGTCGCTCGTCAGAATATCACTGCAACGAGCCTATTGCGCAGGGTTTCATTACAGATACCAAACCACCGTTGCACAtcaatgatgttgacttgTCACCTGAGATGGTGGAGCCTCCAGCTGAAAGATGGGGCCATGCGACTGACATGACGCTCACGTTGGTCAGGTGTGAGGCTATACAGACAGGTCTGAAGCTGGGTCGCATGAGGCACAAGCAGAACAAAGCGTCAGACGATGGAGGTACCCCCAGGGTAGATGACACCTCTGATTCTCCCAAGACTCTGATCCAGGAATTGGAGACTCGGTTGCGGGACAAGTATTTACCTATCTGTGATACTTCCGTGCCATTCCAACTTCTTTCTTCAGCAGTGGCACAGATCATCCTTGGACGGTTCTGGCTTATTACCCAGTACTCAGTAGTGACACGGGAGAAGGATGTCGATGGCAGAAACATGAGCAACCAATTCCCTCCCACTCCCCACACCGCAGGCCAGCTGGAGAACAAAGTACGTGACGAGCTCTTCCAAACTTCAatcaagatcttggaagTGTCAGGCATGCTTCTCACAAGCAAAGAAATCATCCAATTCACATGGTACTCAAAGACTCATATCCAATGGGGTGCCATGGCATTTGTTCTCTCTGAGCTATGTGCCCGACCTCAATCTCCCCAATGCGATCAAGCATGGGAATGCGTAACGACAGTATACGAGGGATGGAAGGTTGATGAGAGCAGACAAGATGAGACTCGCCTTGCCTTGTGGAGACCTATAAAGAGGCTTATGGCCAAAGCTCGCTACGTCAAAGAAATGCAGCAGACAACTCCAGGGCGATCATCAAACGCGGGACGTAAAGTTCAGAGGCGAGATCCGGTTCTGTACTCTCCCTCACCGGGACTTTTCTCGCAGTATCCAACACCAGCGTACTCTAACAATTGGTATGGACAGTTGCAGCAGACACCGCCTTCTATATCAGCGACAGAAGCATCATTGCCTGGCATGGCAGCAGTGCCACTTGACAGCAGTGGTCAGTCAGATGCCCTACAGAGAGTACTTGGCACGGAAACTCTAGGCCCTTTCATGGATATGATTCCGGAATGGCCTTGGGTTGATGCTGAACATGGGGCTTCATCTCTGGCGGGGTTTGATCTTGGGCCACCAAGATTCAATTAA
- a CDS encoding O-methyltransferase, whose product MVSNGISNGTNGTNGTNGTNGVNGHAALSPLEVLVQDLNKNTTTLNGYLRANKLPEPSFERDAPIINLSPDAPEEAQVAKEKLLDSALQIFQLVSGPGEYLQNVITGYHYMEILRWMSHFKIFELVPLEGKISYTELASKAGVSELRLKTLARMGMTNHLFAEPEPGFIAHSATSAALVTNTRFSDQRVWMTSIIAPVIASMVTAHERWPDSTAPNKAAFNAAFNTDLRMYEYIAKQPDVYKLFGRVMDAIATSPKSDLKHLVSGFDWAGLGKANVVDIGGNIGHSCVKLAEAFPDLSFIIQDIPHVVEEGAKVIKENNEASIANRIQFQEYDFFQKQPVVGADVYLLRQIFHNWDFENSVKILKNTVESMGQNSHVLIMDFVVPEPGTVSSVNERVLRSRDVGMMQLFNSLERDLEGWKAILEAVDSRLKINAVNTPYGSFMSVIDVVLG is encoded by the exons ATGGTTTCAAACGGCATTTCTAACGGTACCAATGGTACTAACGGTACTAATGGTACCAATGGCGTCAATGGGCATGCCGCTCTGTCACCCCTGGAGGTCTTAGTCCaagatctcaacaagaacacCACCACTTTGAACGGGTACCTCCGAGCTAACAAACTTCCCGAGCCTAGCTTCGAGCGGGATGCACCCATTATCAACTTATCACCCGATGCCCCTGAGGAGGCCCAGGTTGCGAAGGAGAAGCTGCTCGACAGCGCATTGCAGATCTTCCAGCTTGTCTCTGGCCCAGGCGAGTACTTGCAAAATGTCATCACAGGT TACCATTACATGGAAATCCTCCGATGGATGAGCCACTTCAAGATTTTTGAGCTTGTACCCTTGGAAGGCAAGATCTCATACACAGAATTGGCTTCCAAGGCTGGTGTATCTGAGTTACGGCTCAAGACTCTCGCCCGCATGGGCATGACGAACCATCTCTTTGCCGAGCCTGAGCCAGGCTTCATCGCTCACTCAGCTACCTCAGCTGCTTTGGTGACCAACACCCGATTCTCTGACCAGAGGGTCTGGATGACAAGTATCATTGCCCCAGTCATTGCGTCTATGGTCACCGCTCATGAGCGATGGCCTGACAGCACAGCTCCCAACAAGGCAGCTTTCAATGCTGCGTTTAACACTGATCTTCGCATGTATGAGTACATTGCTAAGCAGCCTGATGTTTACAAGCTCTTTGGCCGTGTCATGGATGCGATCGCCACGAGCCCCAAAAGTGACTTGAAGCATCTTGTTAGTGGCTTTGACTGGGCTGGACTTGGCAAGGCCAATGTTGTCGAT ATTGGAGGCAATATTGGACACAGTTGCGTGAAGCTAGCCGAAGCCTTCCCCgatctcagcttcatcatccaagacATCCCTCACGTCGTCGAAGAAGGCGCCAAGGttatcaaggagaacaacGAGGCCAGCATCGCCAACCGTATCCAATTCCAAGAATACGACTTCTTCCAGAAGCAACCAGTCGTCGGCGCCGATGTGTACCTCTTGCGCCAGATCTTTCACAACTGGGACTTTGAGAACTCtgtcaagatcctcaagaacACTGTGGAGTCCATGGGTCAGAACTCGCACGTATTAATCATGGACTTTGTGGTGCCTGAGCCTGGCACTGTCTCGTCAGTGAATGAGCGTGTTCTTCGATCTCGCGATGTGGGTATGATGCAGCTTTTCAACTCCCTTGAGCGAGACCTTGAGGGTTGGAAAGCGATCTTGGAGGCGGTGGACTCGAGGCTCAAGATCAATGCTGTCAACACGCCTTATGGTAGCTTCATGTCGGTGATTGATGTTGTTCTAGGGTAG
- a CDS encoding FAD-dependent monooxygenase: protein MAKPNQHYEVIIAGGGIAGVTLALMFEKLGISYFLLEGRDTLESDRGAGIGLQPNGLRILDQLGLVEDIEEATIPLEKWFSYDSEGNLMNDSDAMGQYREKIGYPVAFIERRKLLPIMVRHIKRTECVRTSARVASIEESDDHVIVTTTDGLSLTADIVVGADGVRSAVRTHIDSKLPEALTADDYISVACSTVYGMSAPTEGIAPGERFAVYRENQTVIGFTGKDGIVFWFVFENLNHNVPLSQAPRYTEAEAEALCQSVAHTQVTPKLKFGEIYKNRVVAVKIGVEEGVAKGWHTDRAVIVGDAACKTTPAGGQGANQAIESCAVFVNKLIKAKKARQPGEKLSSEAVKSVLASYAQERAQPATTALERSQMVGKALLCTPGPATTLVKDMLKLSNEDWLLRAFMALSAAPYLEDVELTARGHLYNKAVKEAQAEMARRQKVAKEIKEVEEKESKQAASIQESEQRNDFAGLRNPVQAATGVVEVGS, encoded by the exons ATGGCCAAACCCAACCAACATTATGAGGTTATCATCGCCGGAGGAGGAATTGCTGGAGTCACTCTCGCGCTGATGTTTGAGAAACTCGGCATCAGCTATTTCCTCCTCGAGGGTCGCGATACTCTCGAGTCTGACAGAGGCGCTGGGATCGGTCTGCAGCCAAATGGACTGCGTATCCTTGATCAGCTTGGCCTCGTGGAGGACATTGAGGAGGCAACTATACCACTTGAGAAGTGGTTCTCTTATGACAGCGAGGGTAACTTGATGAATGACTCTGACGCCATGGGCCAATATCGTGAGAA GATCGGATATCCTGTTGCCTTCATTGAGCGTCGCAAGCTTCTACCTATTATGGTTCGTCACATTAAACGCACAGAATGTGTCAGGACTTCAGCACGCGTGGCTTCAATTGAGGAGAGTGACGATCATGTTATTGTGACAACGACCGATGGATTGTCTCTTACCGCAgatattgttgttggtgcCGATGGCGTGCGAAGCGCTGTCCGCACACACATTGACTCCAAGCTTCCTGAAGCATTGACTGCAGATGACT ACATTAGTGTTGCCTGCTCCACAGTCTATGGTATGTCAGCGCCCACTGAAGGCATCGCCCCCGGTGAACGCTTCGCCGTTTACCGAGAGAACCAAACAGTCATCGGCTTCACGGGCAAAGACGGCATTGTGTTCTGGTTTGTCTTCGAGAATCTCAACCACAACGTCCCTCTGTCTCAGGCCCCACGATACACCGAAGCTGAGGCCGAGGCTCTCTGCCAAAGCGTTGCCCATACACAGGTCACTCCAAAGCTCAAGTTTGGAGAGATCTACAAAAACCGTGTAGTGGCAGTCAAGATTGGCGTTGAAGAAGGTGTCGCGAAGGGATGGCACACCGATCGCGCTGTCATTGTTGGCGATGCAGCTTGTAAGACTACACCAGCTGGTGGACAGGGCGCCAACCAAGCCATTGAGTCATGCGCCGTCTTcgtcaacaagctcatcaaagccAAAAAGGCACGTCAGCCTGGTGAAAAACTATCTAGCGAGGCTGTCAAGTCCGTGCTCGCAAGCTATGCTCAAGAGCGTGCACAGCCAGCTACTACAGCCCTGGAAAGATCTCAAATGGTTGGCAAGGCGCTGTTATGCACTCCAGGGCCTGCAACTACTCTTGTAAAGGATATGTTGAAGCTCAGTAACGAAGACTGGCTTTTGCGTGCGTTTATGGCACTTTCTGCTGCGCCGTATTTggaggatgttgagcttACGGCTAGAGGACATCTCTATAACAAGGCTGTTAAGGAAGCGCAGGCTGAGATGGCGAGACGCCAGAAGGTAGCGAAGGAGATTAAGGAggtggaagagaaggagagtaAACAGGCTGCGAGTATTCAAGAGTCTGAGCAGCGGAATGACTTTGCAGGTCTTCGAAATCCAGTTCAGGCAGCGACTGGAGTCGTTGAAGTTGGTTCGTAG
- a CDS encoding polyketide synthase, which yields MASSTDVYVFGDQSTPVLDKLQALLRVKDNALLTSFLGEAFLAVRHEIVSLSSIERKSIPEAESLSLLLEGVRRSEPHAALDSAFVCIYEIGYYIDIAAAAVSCAKDVFEISKLGVEAATVAFRLGMHVRRRAENLGYSTPSSWSMILSSNQEELVSEALQEFSKDKNLTSSTRPYISAVGPGFTTISGPPSILESLKALDTFSGKRLYPAPIYGPYHSALAYSSLEHAIASIVEDAEFLENKMLIPIISCASGSRLDQLSFGSLLKDVLSSALSQQIRMDLVTDALLETISGSDATLIPVNAQTTVCSLADWLAKRGATTRIGPTLESLVKDQVEPQVAPGDENKIAIIGFSGRFPEADNLDEFWDLLIRGLDVHKPVPEERFARDHYDPTGQRKNTSQVQYGCWLKSAGYFDTQFFHMSPKEAMQTDPAQRLALLTAYEALEMAGVVPDRTPSTQRNRVGVYYGTTSNDWGEVNSSQDVDTYYIPGANRAFIPGRVNYFFKFTGPSIAVDTACSSSLAAINLAITSLKNRDCDTAIAGGTNVMTNPDNFAGLDRGHFLSRTGNCKAFDDGADGYCRADGIGTLILKRLPDAIADSDPIFGVILGAHTNHSAESVSITRPLADAQEYLFKKLLNETGIHPHDVSYVEMHGTGTQAGDAVEMRSVLNSFAFDHSRPRDKSLYLGSVKANVGHAESASGVLAIIKVLLMMQKNTIPPHCGIKTKINQGFPKDLDHRGVRIAQKESVDWSRPEGGKRRVLVNNFSAAGGNTSLLLEDGPAVHPARQHQDADPRTEHVVAVSARSTKALEENMKALEAFIANSWAPEGELLSQLSYTTTARRVHHSRRVAFVTNGLDDLRKSLLNAVSTAGQVKGIPAVSPKVGFLFTGQGAQETAMANGYYKSFSSFRSDIHQLDSIATLQGFPSVLPLIHGTTPVEDLSAVVVQLGTCIIQIALARFWISLGITPQYVIGHSLGEYAALQIAGVLNVNDAIFLCGHRAALLDKKCTAYTHGMVAVKAAADDLRQQISSDLKVEIACVNGTEDTVLSGPNADIESLCGKLTQAGYKLHKLEIPFAFHSSQVDPILDDLEELASQVEFHEPKLPIVSPLLRTLLTGDTLGPQYIRRHCRETVNFLGAIKMAEAQGIMDRTGMCIEIGAHPILTRMVKSIIGQEFRCLASLRRKEDHFKTLADSLCALHLAGFSVNWDEYHRDFASSRNVLQLPKYSWQLANYWMQYKYSWCLTKGDAPVENGLVGAVVQTRALRLSDSVHNVIEQVHGDKRSSITVESDMHDASLLIIAQNHRVNGLTMAPSTLFADIAFTLAKHLIQNHGLDAQTNLPSINNMAVEKALIVGETGPQLFRASLDMDWTSMHGSVRIFSVNASGKQTTLHAVCDVAVENPSSHRESWQSHAYLIRRGITQLVKGAGDGTAHMMRRGLLYKIFSNSVQYGSAFQGIEQVWFDSEGLEGTGKVFMPSGKDTFALNPYCCDSLGHITGFIMNCSDSLDLDDHVYINHGWRSLRLVEPYQCDVQYQTYVKMQAVGSDDSTYSGDVHVLRDGKIIGICGGVTFKKVARKVLEMLLPKPSGAKAKSAAVKHAATEPVRHAVLTPPSTTSHSVGTTSPSEPTEPAVGSTSGLIQKALEIIADEIGVDMSQLTDSTLLADLGVDSLMSLTILGNFREELDLDIPAAQFYEFSTVQDLKSFLGANDQDFSSSNSEAESSASSAASTSPSDHGDDPVEDVKPVVAEIPRSTSTILQGTKHCSRTLFLFPDGAGSATSYVTLPSISPDMRVIGLNSPYLTKPHEFNCALQDITGSYLNEVRRRQPQGPYHLAGWSAGGVSAFDAARQLVSDREVVESLILIDSPNPVGLGKLPKRMYDFLEKSGIFGAFEMGEEAQAPPDWLFQHFCVFIEALDRYVPEPFEHGMAPKTTIIWAADGVCKNPDDPRPEAQPDDPRGMNWLLNNREDFGPNGWDEFIGPGNISTMAIENANHFTMMREPIASALCAKIREAMGVN from the exons ATGGCGTCCTCAACAGATGTGTATGTCTTTGGCGATCAAAGCACCCCCGTTCTTGATAAACTACAAGCCCTTTTACGTGTGAAAGATAATGCGCTTTTGACTTCTTTTCTTGGCGAGGCGTTTTTGGCTGTACGACATGAGATTGTTTCACTCTCGTCTATAGAGAGAAAATCGATTCCCGAGGCTGAGAGCCTCAGCTTGCTTTTGGAGGGCGTTCGGAGGAGCGAGCCACATGCGGCTCTGGATAGCGCTTTTGTGTGCATCTATGAGATTGGATACTATATTGA CATTGCAGCCGCCGCTGTCAGCTGCGCGAAAGATGTTTTCGAGATTTCGAAACTgggtgttgaggctgctaCTGTTGCTTTCCGACTAGGAATGCACGTTCGCAGAAGAGCTGAAAACCTTGGGTACTCGACACCTTCAAGCTGGTCTATGATCTTGTCTTCGAATCAGGAAGAGCTTGTTTCAGAAGCTTTACAAGAATTCTCCAAGGATAAA AATCTTACATCCAGCACGCGTCCCTACATCAGCGCCGTTGGTCCTGGTTTCACAACAATTAGCGGTCCCCCATCTATCCTCGAGTCATTGAAAGCCCTCGATACTTTCTCTGGAAAGAGGTTATATCCAGCTCCCATTTATGGTCCCTACCATAGCGCGTTGGCATACTCCAGCCTCGAACATGCCATCGCATCAATCGTCGAAGACGCTGAGTTCCTAGAGAACAAGATGCTCATTCCCATTATCTCATGCGCTTCGGGATCTCGCTTAGACCAGTTGTCCTTCGGAAGCCTCCTCAAGGACGTTTTGAGCAGCGCTCTTTCTCAACAAATCCGCATGGATCTCGTCACCGACGCTCTACTCGAAACCATTTCTGGTAGTGACGCTACCTTGATACCGGTCAATGCCCAAACGACTGTTTGCAGTCTTGCTGACTGGTTGGCCAAGCGAGGAGCCACAACACGCATTGGACCAACATTGGAGAGCCTTGTCAAAGATCAAGTAGAACCCCAAGTTGCCCCCGGCGATGAGAACAAGATCGCCATCATTGGTTTCAGCGGACGGTTTCCAGAGGCCGACAACCTCGACGAGTTCTGGGATCTTTTGATTCGCGGTCTCGATGTCCACAAACCAGTACCCGAAGAGCGCTTTGCTCGCGACCACTACGATCCCACTGGCCAGCGCAAGAACACCAGCCAAGTCCAGTACGGATGCTGGTTAAAGTCCGCAGGCTACTTCGACACCCAGTTCTTCCACATGTCGCCCAAGGAAGCTATGCAGACCGATCCAGCGCAGCGACTTGCCCTCCTTACAGCTTATGAAGCCCTCGAGATGGCTGGAGTCGTGCCTGACCGAACTCCGTCGACCCAGCGGAACCGCGTGGGCGTTTACTACGGTACTACGAGTAATGACTGGGGTGAGGTGAACTCCTCGCAGGATGTGGATACTTACTACATTCCTGGAGCGAACCGTGCCTTTATTCCTGGCAGGGTCAACTACTTCTTCAAGTTCACAGGCCCGAGTATCGCTGTTGACACCGCTTGCTCTTCGAGTCTCGCTGCTATCAACCTTGCGATTACTTCGTTGAAGAACCGGGATTGTGATACTGCGATTGCTGGTGGAACTAACGTCATGACGAACCCTGACAACTTTGCGGGTCTCGATCGGGGTCATTTCCTTTCCCGCACAGGCAACTGCAAGGCTTTTGACGATGGTGCAGACGGTTACTGCCGCGCTGACGGAATCGGTACCTTGATTCTCAAACGCCTGCCGGATGCCATCGCCGATAGTGATCCCATCTTTGGAGTCATCCTTGGAGCACACACCAACCACTCAGCAGAGTCTGTCTCTATCACCCGACCTCTCGCCGATGCTCAGGAGTACcttttcaagaagctcctAAACGAGACTGGTATTCACCCTCACGATGTTAGCTACGTCGAGATGCATGGCACAGGGACCCAAGCTGGCGATGCAGTTGAGATGCGATCAGTCCTCAACTCCTTCGCCTTCGACCACAGCCGGCCACGGGACAAGAGCTTATATCTCGGCTCAGTCAAGGCCAATGTCGGACACGCTGAATCTGCCTCTGGAGTTCTTGCCATCATCAAGGTATTGCTCATGATGCAGAAGAACACGATCCCTCCTCATTGCggcatcaagaccaagatcaacCAGGGTTTCCCCAAGGACTTGGATCATCGTGGTGTGCGCATCGCTCAGAAGGAGAGCGTGGATTGGTCTCGGCCTGAAGGTGGTAAGCGAAGAGTGTTGGTGAATAActtctctgctgctggtggaaACACGTCTTTGCTGCTCGAGGATGGTCCTGCTGTTCATCCAGCACGACAGCATCAAGATGCCGATCCTCGCACTGAACATGTTGTAGCTGTTTCTGCAAGGTCTACCAAGGCTCTGGAGGAGAACATGAAGGCTCTTGAAGCTTTCATCGCCAACTCTTGGGCTCCAGAGGGCGAGCTTCTTTCCCAACTCTCGTACACCACTACAGCTCGACGTGTGCACCACAGTCGACGGGTTGCGTTTGTCACCAACGGTCTCGATGACTTGAGAAAGTCTCTTCTCAATGCTGTTTCCACCGCTGGGCAAGTCAAGGGCATTCCTGCAGTGTCGCCCAAGGTCGGATTCCTCTTCACTGGACAGGGAGCACAAGAGACCGCCATGGCCAATGGGTACTACAAgagcttctcatccttcCGATCGGACATTCACCAGCTTGATTCCATCGCAACTCTTCAGGGTTTCCCATCTGTGCTACCACTTATCCATGGTACAACTCCCGTTGAGGACCTTTCCGCTGTTGTCGTGCAACTGGGAACTTGCATCATCCAGATTGCACTGGCCCGTTTCTGGATCAGCCTCGGCATCACTCCCCAGTATGTCATTGGACACAGTCTGGGTGAGTATGCCGCCCTCCAGATTGCCGGAGTGCTTAACGTCAACGATGCCATCTTCCTCTGTGGTCACAGGGCAGCGCTTCTCGACAAGAAGTGCACTGCTTATACTCACGGCATGGTCGCTGTCAAAGCGGCAGCGGATGACTTGAGACAGCAGATCTCGTCGGACTTAAAGGTTGAAATTGCTTGTGTCAACGGTACTGAGGACACTGTCCTTAGCGGCCCCAACGCGGACATCGAGTCGCTCTGCGGGAAGCTGACCCAGGCTGGCTACAAGCTCCACAAGTTGGAGATTCCCTTTGCATTCCACTCGTCTCAGGTCGATCCCATTCTTGACGACCTCGAAGAACTGGCTTCTCAGGTTGAGTTCCACGAGCCCAAGCTTCCTATCGTCTCGCCTCTTCTACGTACGCTACTTACTGGTGATACACTCGGTCCTCAGTACATCAGACGTCATTGCCGTGAGACAGTTAACTTCCTTGGTGCTATCAAGATGGCTGAGGCACAAGGGATCATGGACCGAACTGGCATGTGTATCGAGATTGGAGCACACCCTATCCTGACGCGAATGGTCAAGTCAATCATCGGCCAAGAGTTCCGATGCCTTGCTTCTCTTCGCCGCAAGGAGGACCACTTCAAGACTCTTGCTGACTCTCTCTGCGCTTTACATCTGGCTGGCTTTTCTGTCAACTGGGACGAGTACCATCGGGACTTTGCTTCATCTCGCAATGTCCTCCAGCTTCCTAAGTATAGTTGGCAGCTTGCGAACTACTGGATGCAGTACAAGTACAGCTGGTGTCTTACCAAGGGCGACGCTCCCGTTGAGAATGGTCTGGTTGGTGCAGTTGTGCAGACGAGGGCACTGAGGCTTAGTGACTCAGTGCACAATGTCATTGAGCAGGTTCATGGTGACAAGAGAAGCTCCATCACGGTTGAGTCTGATATGCATGACGCCTCTCTCCTGATCATAGCGCAAAACCATCGTGTCAACGGATTGACTATGGCCCCTTCA ACTCTCTTTGCCGACATTGCATTTACTCTCGCCAAACACCTCATCCAGAACCACGGCCTCGATGCGCAGACGAACCTAccctccatcaacaacatggcTGTCGAGAAGGCTCTCATCGTAGGAGAGACTGGCCCTCAGCTATTCCGAGCATCGCTTGATATGGACTGGACTTCCATGCACGGTTCAGTCCGCATCTTCAGCGTCAATGCGAGCGGGAAGCAGACCACTCTCCACGCAGTCTGCGATGTAGCGGTTGAGAACCCAAGTTCTCATCGTGAAAGCTGGCAGAGCCACGCTTACCTCATCCGGAGAGGTATTACGCAGCTTGTCAAAGGTGCTGGTGATGGAACTGCTCATATGATGCGCCGTGGTCTCTTGTACAAGATCTTTTCCAACTCGGTGCAGTACGGGTCTGCTTTCCAAGGCATCGAACAGGTCTGGTTTGACAGTGAAGGCCTCGAAGGAACTGGTAAGGTCTTCATGCCATCCGGCAAGGACACTTTTGCACTCAACCCGTATTGCTGCGACAGTTTGGGCCACATCACAGGCTTCATCATGAATTGCAGCGACAGCTTGGACCTTGATGACCACGTCTACATTAATCATGGCTGGCGCTCCCTTCGCTTGGTTGAGCCTTACCAGTGCGATGTGCAGTATCAGACATATGTCAAGATGCAGGCTGTCGGCTCTGATGATTCTACTTACAGTGGCGATGTCCATGTTCTTCGTGATGGTAAGATCATCGGTATCTGCGGCGGCGTCACCTTTAAGAAGGTCGCTCGTAAGGTACTGGAGATGCTTCTTCCCAAGCCCTCTGGTGCAAAGGCCAAGTCCGCTGCAGTTAAGCACGCTGCTACTGAACCCGTTAGACACGCCGTTCTCACTCCTCCATCCACCACTAGCCATAGTGTCGGCACAACATCACCTTCTGAGCCAACAGAACCGGCTGTTGGTTCTACTTCCGGTCTCATTCAGAAGGCTCTCGAGATCATTGCCGATGAGATTGGCGTCGACATGTCTCAGCTCACCGACTCCACTCTCTTGGCTGACCTGGGCGTGGATTCACTTATGTCATTGACAATTCTGGGTAACTTCCGAGAGGAGCTTGACCTGGACATACCCGCAGCGCAGTTCTACGAGTTCTCAACAGTTCAGGATCTCAAGTCCTTCCTTGGGGCCAACGACCAAgacttctcaagctcaaactcTGAGGCAGAGAGCTCCGCGTCCAGCGCCGCTTCAACATCTCCCAGTGACCACGGGGATGATCCCGTTGAGGATGTCAAGCCTGTTGTGGCTGAGATACCTCGCTCAACCTCTACGATCTTGCAGGGCACCAAGCACTGTTCCCGAACACTCTTTCTATTCCCCGACGGCGCCGGCTCAGCCACATCTTATGTCACCCTCCCGTCCATTTCGCCGGACATGAGAGTCATTGGATTGAACAGTCCTTACCTCACCAAGCCGCATGAGTTCAACTGTGCTCTCCAGGACATCACAGGCTCCTACTTGAACGAAGTGCGTCGACGCCAACCCCAAGGCCCTTATCATCTCGCCGGTTGGTCAGCAGGCGGCGTCTCAGCGTTTGACGCCGCTCGTCAGCTTGTCTCAGATAGAGAGGTAGTCGAAAGCCTCATCCTGATCGACTCCCCCAACCCCGTTGGTCTCGGCAAACTGCCAAAGCGTATGTACGACTTCCTTGAAAAGTCGGGTATCTTTGGCGCTTTCGAGATGGGCGAGGAAGCTCAAGCGCCGCCTGATTGGCTCTTCCAGCATTTCTGTGTCTTCATCGAGGCTTTGGATAGGTACGTGCCTGAGCCATTCGAGCATGGCATGGCACCAAAAACGACCATCATTTGGGCCGCGGACGGCGTGTGCAAGAACCCTGATGATCCCCGTCCAGAGGCACAGCCTGACGATCCTCGGGGAATGAACTGGCTCTTGAATAACAGGGAGGACTTTGGGCCTAATGGTTGGGATGAGTTTATTGGCCCCGGCAACATCAGCACAATGGCGATTGAGAATGCCAACCACTTCACTATGATGAGGGAGCCCATTGCGTCTGCTCTTTGTGCGAAAATCCGGGAGGCGATGGGGGTTAATTGA